The genomic window GCGTAGGGTTCAGCCGTTGTCCATGAGTGGCGACGTGTGTATCGGCATAGTACGGTGCGCCTACGCACgaaggaaacaaaaaaaagaaggtcGAAAAAAAATGGTatgaaggagggggggtgggtagACGACGCCCTGCCAGAGCAGAAGGCCACTTCCTCATGTATTTGAGGTCAAGCGCTCACTCGCATAAAAGGCGTAGTAGATTCACCGTGCTAGGCACGGTGAGCACGAGAGGGTTTGAAAACTGCGCCCACTACCTACGAGCAGTGACGTGCTCAAATGCACGCAGAGATGTAACGTGGCATTGCGtgctatttttttttttttcgagagggggtggtgggggaaTACCTCTTCTTCGGCCAGTCAGAAGTAAAATACATCAACTTACATCGACCTGCCCTCTTCAGTTTTGATTACCGAAAGGAAGTTCCAGCGAGCAAAAGGACTGTCAAAGACAAAAAAACAGAGATCCGAGTAGGGGTTTTTTCTGGTTTCTTTTTCCGTTCAACACTTAACTCGAGGAACTCATTCCTGCTCCAGTAAAataaataaaaaaaaaaaagagatcATCAGGCTGCGTGAGAGCAGCCTTGTAGCACCACTGTCGAGTCGTTCGATGGAAATGGGCAGCAATACAACCCCTCACCAGTTCGAAATAGGTGCTAAACAAGGAGGAGCACTAAAGGATGAAAACAAAGAGCAAAACAAAGAGCCCAGTTACCGTAGTAACAACCTCGGATTGGGTATTCAAGCAGAATACTAAAAGAACCCATAAAGGCCCGAAAAGCACGAGTATTCCAGCAGCTGAACCCCGGTAAAACCCCCCGAGAGTGAGGACGTGACAAGACAACAAAACGAGAAATAAAACTCTCCTCCTGAAAACACACAAGAAAAAGGTAGAGATAAAAATTAGCAGGGTGACTATAGTCGGCGGCACCGTCCACTGACCGATGACTTTCATCTCACACCCTTCCTGGTATACTCACGACCTCCAGTCCACGTACCCCTCCACCTCAAAAATTAGTAAACGACAGCTCCCCCGCTGTGACACATCAGCACAGGAGAAACTCCACCACTACACGCGTTAAAAGAGAACAGAACAGATGACAAAAAAAatcaagaaaaaaagcgccgcagcggtgccccTGACGACCGAcccaaaaacaaaaaaaaaaaaatctCACAACACCCCCTTTTTCACCTGCCTTCTTAAGCCACCGTCATCAGAGGCAGATGAGGGGGGAGCACAGGACGAGACAGCCCCTTTGCTCGTAGCTGTCGCGGTGCCTGCATGGCGAAGAGCACGGTGCTGCCTGCGGCAAAGACCCCTCTTGTCCGGCCActcgagatgggcaagtCCGACGCACGTtgggaaagggaaaaaagctGAAAGGCAGTCAAAGGAGACAAAaggagggtggggtggcACGAGGCGATAACGGGGGAGTCCGCTCCCTCGTTTTTCCTCCCACTCGGTGGGAGCGCAACAAAAGGCGGCGGTATTATCGGtcgaaaaaagagagacgagccgccaccgccgctacgGCAGTCGCACGGCTCGTGCACCGTAGGGATGCCAGCCGAAGCCAGGCGTCGGCACGGCAGAGACAGGggcgaagagaagcagcggggCAGAAGCTGGCGCAGTGAGCGACCTGAAGATCTACACATATGTGCAAAGGCCAGAGTAAAAATGAAGGGAAATGGGGATGCCACGAAGCAGAGGGCCCCGCCCAGCCTCGGTGACGCTAAAACGGCCCAACACATTATGAGCATAGGTCGAGCATGTATAAAGGCATAGGCCAGAAGCCATTCCTTCGCTCCAAGCGCACACAGCCACcgcccaccctccccccgcgcacacgcctgcgGCGCGAAGGGCTCCAGTGCAGACGAGCAGACACAGGTTGTcagaggggggtggcggcagcgagaagCAAGAGCGGAAGAAAGCAGCGGCCCACCGTTCGCATCGGgcagcgtggcggtgcaccTCATGCAACGCGCACCCACAAACAAAGAAAATATATAATGCAACGAGGGCGAGGGAAAGGCCGGAAAGAAATGCGCAAAGCCGCCTAAACAGCGCGCGAAGAACACGCGTCGTCCCTAGACGCATCGCAGAGGTGCCGTGCACACAACCGCGAGGAGAGCCGGGAAACAACGCTGTCGgtaaaagaaaggagagcagGTGTATGTAGCTGGCGCACAtgacagggaggaggagaaggaaggcagCGGACGCCCTTCCCCTTACTCTTCCAAGTGCTTGCGTAAAATAGATGACATTAAGTTCCACTCGCTCGACTCGGGGCCGTAGAGTCCCGTTCCCAGCGCCCGCAGAGGTAAAATAGACTCAGTATTTTCCGCCTCCCCTGACATCTTCtgtagcacacacacaaagaaacaCGTGGGAAGGACAAGGGCACATGCCTCCTCCAAGCAGAGGGCGACGCACGTGCGCTCGTCGCTGAGGTTGAGGTCTGTGTTGATGTTCCGCCGCTTCATGATGAGCTTCTCTTCACACTTCTTTATACGCGCCTCCCgcttcgccgcagcagcactgccctcCGGTACCCTGGAGTTGTGGCGGGAGCCGCGTGCTGCGTCATTGCCGTGCCCCGGCACCGGCACAGCAACACTGCCGTCCCGCAAGCggccctccgcccctcctATCGGCAGGTGGAACTCTTCCTGCTCTGTCATGGTGATGTGGTGCGCCAAAGTGCTCTTCCCAGGCACAAAGCCAGGCAGCGACTTCCGCAGCATGTACAGATTGCACCCAGGCACGATCACAAGTCCAGTGTCGAAGTTCCACCCCGTGTAGTGGTAGgtcaggcgctgcgcaggagagcgcagctgcgcttgcgCGGTGCGGCTCACAGTCTCCTGAACGCTCAGACGAATACTGCGAAGCAGGATCAGCGGAATCAGCGCCGACTGCGTAGGTGTCCACGGGCAGCCAGAGGCATAcaggtggcggtgctgatcGCTGCCAAGGTAGAGAATGTTCCGGCTACCCGCGTGGGAGCTGGCCCCCATCGAGCTGTGAAAATCCCGGTCGCCACTCAACGGCCTCAAAGAGGTTTTCCATGATCAGATGACTNNNNNNNNNNNNNNNNNNNNNNNNNNNNNNNNNNNNNNNNNNNNNNNNNNNNNNNNNNNNNNNNNNNNNNNNNNNNNNNNNNNNNNNNNNNNNNNNNNNNTGGGTCGCTCACCGTTTCGTACTCGAGCAAGACGCAGGAAACGATGGTGGTGTGAGCTAACGGCCAGCCGCGGGTGTATTCGAATACCGAGGAAGTGGAAGACAGCGGCGATGCAATTGGCGTTCTCTGCATCCTGCACATCTGCCTGCtcgaggcggcggctggcCGGGAAACTGGCACGGTCCACTTCCTTTGGTGCTGGCTGTTCACGCTGCGAGCGACTGTGGTTGCGGTGTGTCACGcggaacacacacacatacccgcATATACGTGTGTGTACATGTGCATGCGTCTTTGCTTCACCCACGCATGCGGTCACTTGACTCTCCTTCATTTCAGAgtcgcaccccccccccactctgcgTGGGTGTTCCCATCCAGCGATgagaagcggaagagagCGTCAGAGACGTTCGAGCGCGGTCTGTCTCTAAAGGCCGCTACAACGTCAGCATGACTCGAGACAAAGCGGAAGAGATGCGTTGACCGAAGTGGCTGACAGTCTACTCGACACTTCCAAGGGCTCGAATACGATGAGGGTGACACGCGCACAAAGTACATGTGCTCATCAAAGCTAAACAAGTCGTCTCGTATCTCGCGGAGAGACACCGAAAGGGGTGCAGGCATGCCGGGCTCCTGGTCAAGCAGGATGACGAAATTATCAGCAGCATCCTTGGAAACCCcctccgctctcctcttcattCCAAGAGACTCTAGCTTTCGGATAACGCTACGGTGGTAGCTCTGTGCGGCGCCCCACAGGCGCTGCCGGAGCTCTCTTTGTACAGCGGGCTGTCGCAGCACCACGACGAGGAAGTTTGCCGCCTGCGCGCGGTCCCACTGGAGGCTCGTCACGTCATCCACACGCAGCAGAGGATTGTCGTTGAGCTCGAAGGCAGAATTGGGGTTTGGCATTTTGGCGTTGGGGTAGACGTGTGGTCCGCCGTACCAAGAGTGAAGGATGGCGTGCTCGGCGATCGAGAAGAGCAAATTGTGCGGTAtagtcgccagaagaaacGGGAGCGAGCCTCCAGTGAAGATGGGTGCGGTAGGCGCCTGCGTTGCATCAGAGGGAGAAGCCAAAACACACCGCTTCTGCTCTACCTCCACGCGGTCGCTGGCAAGCCTATGGGCAGTACGCCACACGTACCGGTAGTCCATGATACGGCGCTCTACTGCCTTAGTCATCTGCGATACAGTTGGCCAACgtaccaccgccgctgccggagcaCCAGCAACAGAAGTGGTAGAGGAAGACAATCGCTTGGCGCTACCGGCGGGACCCGCATCAGTCGACACGACCGTAACGGGCGCAGACTCTGAAGGCGGCATATCAGCTTCACTGGCGCAGCTCACCGATTGCTGTGCGGTCGGGTCACGGTTGGGGCTCTCCTGCAAGAAGTCGTACGCAGCGCTGCAAAGCCCGCGAAGGTCATACATGTCTGCGAGTGCCGTCGGAGAGGAGCCGCTTGCACGGGCCAGGATGCTGTTGTACGAGAAGGGCTGCATGAGAAGAGCCCCCACGAGCTGCTTGCGCGCCTCTCGGTactgcgcctgcagcacagctcgctcgctttctGTGATGCCTTCGACATCAGCGTGTCCCGACTTCAACCTCGACGTGCCCTTGTATCGATGCGCTGAAGCACTGACAGCAGGGGCAACGACCGCACGTGCCAAATACTCCGACACCCACGGATGCACCGGGGAGGTGCATAAGTGCATCCTGCTTGGTCGCATGCGCAACAACGAATAAGATGCTGGAGCACTATGAAGACATCGAGggggtgtgctgctgtctgGTCTGTTGTCGGTAGACACCTCGCTCTGTTCCACACCGTCGGCCTCAATGGAGGCAGGCAGCCGTAACGTCTCACAGTGATGTCCTCCGGCTCCGCCTCTCCACTGCGGTCCTTATTGTAAAATGGGAGGGGGAAATGAGCAGATGAGGAGGCGACAAGACAACACCACACAACAGCTCATGCATGCGTAGGAGGAAAGGTGATGACCGCACATCGTGCAGGTCGCACTTTTCGCAGAGCCTTTCCACAGCCGTTTACCTTTCGATGGGTCACACGTGCAGCATTCTTCCGAAAACATACACGTTCGACtctgaaaaagaaaaacgccGCCTTGACAGACCttcggggaggggggaaaagacGAACTTACTGCCGCAGAGACCTGCCCTGTCATCACATGGACGGACGCACTCAGCCTCGCCAGCCCTCTGCTGGTACGCCTCCAAGGGGGAGCGTTTTGTTTTTTGGATTGTTTTCCCGCTATTCGTTTCTATAAAGCACCAGCCGCTGACAACCTCTAAAGCATACGCTGGAAaaggagacacacacacacccagacacCAGCCACCCACACACCAGCTTAGCACGCGGCAGGCAAACCAGGCCGTGCCGCGCCGTGGGCGGCGCCCTActcgaaagggaaaagaaggaaagggaaacgGGCCAATCAAGCCCCGGCAAAAAAGAGAGTACACGCGCAAAACGAGGACACAAGAaggaacacacacaaaactTTATGCCCAGGGTCACCGCCTGTCGGCCCGGAAGGTCAAGACTCGAGAAGAGCATCTATGGTGGAAGACAAGCGTGAATCGATTTAAAAGCGAACACGGAGGCCCTCGCACTTTTCAGCATCTACGGGAGAGTAAAAGTGCTCGAATACAACTACAGGCGAGGTCGCTACTACTCGAGGGAAAAAGGGAGTAAAGAGTACAGAAGCTCAAACAAACGAAGAAGAGATGGCGTCGCAAGAAAGACACACAGTCGGGAAGAAACGCACGAGAAACGAGTGTCAACGTGCAGGAACTCATCGATGGATCGGTTGAAGCACGGCTCCTCAATTCACGTACGCCCACCGCTGTCCAGCACCAGAGATACACAGCTCTTGCGTACTCGGCAGGGCACAATGCACATCCAGCTTACCGACGTCACTCTGTTTACTTACGAAGAAAACGCAGCGTCATGCGAGTGAGCTGGCTAATATGCTTCAACGTCGCCTCTGCATCCGACGCGGGTCTGTCGTTTACCTGGGCAATGTACCACGTGGAGGGCTGTTGCTTGAAGCTGCGGAAGAGGGGATGTTGACGCACTCTTGCCTTTCGACTGCTTGGAAGACTCATCAAGCGCAGAGGCAGTTGCTGCGGTGCCTCGGATGGGTCGGTCAGGCGGCCAATTGGCAGCCCCCACGGCGTGTCTACAGAAGGCCGCTCCAGAATCATCTCATCCTCGCCGAGGTGGATGAGCTTCACCTGGTTGTCGAAGGTGCAGGGCACCCCAGGCTCGCCTTCCATTTGTTGAGGGCCGGCGCTCGGCGCCTCGCCTTCGCTACTCGCTGCCTTTCCGGCCTCCATCACACCGCCACATTGTGCCATGGCGCCCTCTGAAGGCACAGCCGCGGGATGCGAAGTCGCCGCGGCTTGAGCTACGGTGGATTCGGCAAGCGCCTTCTTTAGGGCTTTCGGTTTTACTCCAtgcttcttccccttcttggCATCCTCCGCCGACACGatggctgccgcggctgccggcgccggcgcAACACTACTGGCCCCCACTAGAGGCGTCTCCATCGCGATAGACGGGGCAACCGCAGATGGGGCAgcggagcgctgctgcaagaATTTCGCcattgccgcctccacccggCCGCCACCGAGGTGACCGCCACTGATCTTATTGGGCGGCTCCGCAGCCGCCACTGACGGCGCCTTACTCCTAGGCGTTGCCATCGCGACAGGCGTCGGCGTTGTGGTGCTACGAGCGGCAGCCAAGCGGTCCTGTGCGTCCTTGGGCATCACAAGCAGCTCCAGGACGACAGTCTCGGCTGCCTCTatgaggagctgcacctGTGTCGCGTGTAGCGCCTCAACGCCATTCACTGCGAGCAGCCGTAGATGCTTGCCATACTCGCGCACAAACGCGCCCGCCGAGTTTGATAGAATGCTCGTCAATGGCGCATGCCAATAAAGCTGCTCATCGACCGTGAAGCCCCACTCCGCTGCGGTGCTCTGCCGGCGCAGGACAAGCGTCACGCGCTGACCGGAGGTGCCCTCCCCGCCCTGCGGGGGTGCCAAAAAAGCCACCTCTACCGGTAGAGACCGGGCTTCCGCCTTGAAGGCGCTGGATTTGAGGACCAGCTGCACGCTCCTATTCCCCACTGTCATTGACTGTAAGGtctgcagcaggcgcttcGTGTAGGCCGCGTAATCGCCGTGCGCTACACCGTCCACTGACTGACCCTGGATCTGCACGATAGACGCGCCTTGCGGCGTGGATTGAAGGAGGTCATGCAGCGTCCTCGCTTTCTCAAAGACACGCAGGCTCACGTCGATGTCCACCAGCAAACCTTGCTCGTTGAGCAGCAGTCCCCACGGCGTCACTGGCGTAGGCCGGTGCAGGTCAACGACAACGACGCCATTCTGCTCATCAATGCACACACGCTTCACCTGTGTGTAGGAGATCGGCGGTGAGTTCATGGTCGACTCGAGGACGAGGACCCAATCGCAGAGTTGGTAGTAGTACTGCGGATAGACTGGTGCCAGTCGCTGTGCGGCCTCGCTGACGCTGCCTTCGCGGGCGGCTGCCTTGATGATGGGCATGGTGAGCATGATATTTTTGTAAACAGCTAGAAAGTCCTCCAAAAGCGTCTGGGTCACCACAAGCGCCGCGACACTCGCCTCTGAGGTCTGCGTATCCTTCTTGGAGAGTTCCTCCTGAATGCGGCGCTGCAACTGCAGTGTCACCAGTTCGACGCGCAGCTTCACGCTCACGTAGGAGACCACGTAGAGCCCCTCCACAGCAAAGCCGATCGGCACCTGCCGCGAAGAGGCATAGGAGTGAAACTgcttcaccaccgccgccttgtCCGTCGGCGCAGTAGCCTTCTGCATATCGGCTGGGAGGGAAGTGTAAAGGGCCTGACGCACAATGTCCATCAGCTCACAAAGTGCCATTCGCGGGGTAAGGACAACCTGCGAGGTGGGACTCGAGAGCTCGTTGAGCCGTGCCACCATCGTGCCTATCCGGCGAGCGAGAAGCACCGAATACTCATCTACAGGGCTATGCCCGTGTGGTGGTGATACAGTCGGCGTCACCGTTTGTGGCGGAGCCGCGCTGCCCAGTATGCGCGCCGCATCCTTGCTGTAGATCAGGTCGGCGGGCTCTTTGCAGTTGCTCAGGCGATTCAGCGCCTCCGTCAGCGTGGTGCCACTCATGCTTGCACGAGATGCCCAGTGCACAGCTCCGGAAGACgcggtggaagagaggagaacagCGAGGTACTACGGTGCACTGCAGGCGCGCAGAGAACGTGTGCGTATGAAATAAATGCCTGTGGTAGAAAGGGTGGAGAGCTCGTGGGAGTGGCGCCCGGTTTACGGAGGAGAAACAGGAAAGAAGCAACGCAACGGACGAGAATGAGAGAGCTCTCCGGAGCTATGATGAACTGCGTGAACTCGACGGGTAGATGTTCCAAGGAGTAACGGGAAGGGGGTGGTCCATCGGTCGGAGACAAGAGAAGCAGAGTAGTCGGGGGGTTGAGGGGCGGCAAcagtgaggggagggggcttgCTCAGTTGAACCGAGCACAGGGTGCCTTGGAGTTTCGCACCAAGGCCCCCCCAACTGGCAGTAACCAATGCTACTTACAGGACGGAGACACACGTGCGAAAGGTTGAAGAAAAGCTGCTCAGCACGGCACTGATGCAAAAAATATGCAGCAGAAAACGCGCAcatcgcttttttttttttacggCATCAGTCAATCTGGGGAGAGCGGAAACAACGCTGTGGAGCGATACAGACGGAGGAAGATACCCCGTGCAGCGGTGTCGGCGGGCATACCGCACAGGCCGAGGTCCGAGCAGAGCGCCCAACCCTccatgaaaaaaaaagcggaaAGCAGAGGAGTAGTTGGCAACACAGGAGGAGATACGAACCACGCCGCACCTGGCGGTCACACAGACAACAACGAGTATACTCGTCACCTATTCCGCTGTGTCCCTGCGGCCTTGCGAGGATGTGGAGATGAGCATTCCCAACGCTACCTTGCGGCCCCTTACTAAcctacacagagagagatgccAATGTGCAGATCACCAAGGAGACTTCGTCAAGTGTCAATCCCACCCTTTTCATCAAAACTCTAGCTCAACATACGCGTCCGCGTCGTGCTTGGCGAGCTCCCCCCTTGAGCGGGCCTCTGTTATCTGAGTTGTGCCCAGCTCTTCTATGCTCTTGTTCGTCTTGCGGGGTCGCCCGCGTCGTTTCGTGACTTTAttctgcttctccagctcAAAGAGGCGGGCAGTCGACCTTTGCTGCTCGCGCTTCGGTGCCTGTGCTGCCTCAACCTCGGCGTGAGCGTCGACCGCTGCTACTTTGGGGGAGCGACCTCGCCGTTTCCGAGTCGGTATCGCCGCATACACAGcactcgcctcctccccctctcctccctccgttGGCGCTGCCTCAGCGTGCATAAACCAAACGTCGTCTGAAGTCTTCTCGGATGTTGTGCTCTGCCGCTTCGCGCCAAGGAACGCTGAGAGCCTTGTTGATCGCCGACCGCGTGTCCGTACGGGCTTCATCGGGGCAAGCTCGTTCAGAGTCGTCAGTGCGGCCGCGTTGACATCGTCCGCTGCAGAGGGCACGGCTGGATTCAGTACCCCCACATTGGCCAACGCGCTACCATCGATAGAGGAGAGGTCCACATCTTTGTTGGTTAACCCCTCCACGACGGAGCGCTCGCCGGAGTAGCGCAGCCTCTTTTTGCTCACTTTGGGAAATTTCAGAGATGAAGCAGGAGCGTGCCGTCCTCGCCTCTTCACCAGACTCTTGGGGGACTCCTTGGCTACCTCGGTATCATCAGCATGGAGAGCATCCTTGACTCGCACCTTCAGCCTTCGATCACGTCCCTTGGGAGGGTGAATTGCGTTGCCCTCATTCCCTTCGCCTTTCACGCCAGCGGCCACCTGCTGAGGATCAGACGCCCCGCCAGCAACGGCAGACACAGCGCACTGCACGACCGCGTCACGACCGCTGTCGAGCAGCCCCCGCACGGTTTTCTTGGTTAATCGAGCGACGCCGTTAATGCTCGTTACCCGAATCGAGTTTTGGTAAGAAGCCTGTCCGTTGCCAAGCACCCCTCTCAGAGCAGCTGAGGACGCCACGAGGTCGGCTGGCATGCCGCGAACAAAGCACTGCGCTCGCACGCCACCAAACGGACGGAACGCGTAGTCGACACCAAAACTCTCGCTGTCACGGACGCGGTGGAGGTGAAAAGTGAGCGTTGCGTGGCTGATCGCAGTAGGCCTGCCCGTGCCAGAGAAGACCATCGACTCAATAAGCGACGCCGAAACAACTTTGACCGCGTAAAGCGGGACGTTGCGTACGAGCATTGGTGACGGTGGGGCGACTAGGACagttttccctctttctctctgcccttTTTGAGCTGATTTCTATGAAAAGAACGAGCAGGTGAGGT from Leishmania braziliensis MHOM/BR/75/M2904 complete genome, chromosome 31 includes these protein-coding regions:
- a CDS encoding putative sodium stibogluconate resistance protein, with the protein product MGASSHAGSRNILYLGSDQHRHLYASGCPWTPTQSALIPLILLRSIRLSVQETVSRTAQAQLRSPAQRLTYHYTGWNFDTGLVIVPGCNLYMLRKSLPGFVPGKSTLAHHITMTEQEEFHLPIGGAEGRLRDGSVAVPVPGHGNDAARGSRHNSRVPEGSAAAAKREARIKKCEEKLIMKRRNINTDLNLSDERTCVALCLEEACALVLPTCFFVCVLQKMSGEAENTESILPLRALGTGLYGPESSEWNLMSSILRKHLEE